From the genome of Sediminibacter sp. Hel_I_10:
TGTGAATGATAGTTGGTAAATACTTACCAAACCAAACAGTAGAGCAAACAGTATAACTAATCCTTTGTTTTGCATTATAATTGGTTTTGTGTCAGTTTAAAAACGCGCAAATATAGGCCTTCGTTTAAGAATTGACAATTTATTTATGTGAATAGATCTATTTTGAAACACCACCCTAGAAATCAATATTTTAAGATGATAGTGGTTAGAATTTGGCCAGCTTTCAATGTCTCAGTTTCTAGCCAGTCCATACAATTTAGGCGATGGGTCCTGCCCTAACCTCAGGAATTTTATAGGAAAGATGTGTTCTTACGCATCCAAAATACTTGGGAAATTTAGAAATTTCACATATGACTAAAAGATGCGGATACTTTGTTTCTGGTGCTGTAGCATAACCATCTGAAGGATTTACAAACCGGTCAAAATCTGATTTTTGAATCAAAGCCCACTCCCCTGCTAAGCCAAGATGGCTGTCTGGAGCATTTTGAATTTCAAAAACTTTAAGATCGTAAGCGTTTTTTTGATCTTCGGAAGGTTCGTGAGTTTTGTTTGATCCTGAAAAATCAATAACAACAGTTTGATCTTCGGAAAATAAGCGTTTGATATCTGCAACATCAGCATCGCTATAATATGTGATTTTGATTTGACCGTCCTGTGACTCTTGAATATGAACTTGTTCTATCCCAACAGATAACAATTGCTGTTTTACTGCGGAAATTACATCTAAAGATTTAGCAGACTTAGTAGCATCATTAGAAAACTGAAGGACAATCTCCTGATTGGGATCGATAGCGTTTTGCTGACTGGAAATACCCAATAAGCTTAAAATCACTACTAAAGTACCGATGCACTTTTTAAAATTCATGCGCCAAATATAGCAAAAAAATAAAGACCGCAATGCTGCGGTCTTTATCTGTATTTTTTAAAAAATAGGTCTTATTATAATTCTAACAGTCCGTTTGTTTTTTGAACACCTGCAGCGCTTTCTTCCATATGAGCTTGTTCAGCATCACTCAATTTTATGGTAACGATTTCCTCGATTCCGTTACGGCCTAAAATAACCGGAACACCAATACAAAGATCATTTAAACCATACTCTCCTTCTACTAGTGCAGAACATGGGAATAGTTTCTTTTGATCACAAGCAATAGCTTGTACCAAACCACTTACCGCTGCACCTGGGGCATACCAAGCAGAAGTCCCTAACAATTTGGTTAAAGTTGCTCCACCTACTTTAGTATCTTCTTTAACTTGCTCTAAACGCTCTTCTGATAAAAACTCAGAAACCTTAACACTGTTTCTAGTGGCGTGAGCCGTTAGAGGCACCATACCTGTATCGCTATGACCTCCAATCACCATGCCGTCAACATCGCTAATAGGAGCATTTAATGCTTCTGCTAATCTGTATTTGAAACGTGCAGAATCTAAAGCGCCGCCCATCCCAATAATTCTATTTTTTGGAAGATCAGTAGTTTTGTGTACCAAATAGGTCATGGTATCCATAGGATTACTCACCACAATAATAATGGTATTTGGAGAATGCTCAATAAGGTTAGAAGATACTGTTTTTACAATACCCGCGTTGATGCCTATCAATTCTTCACGAGTCATCCCTGGTTTACGAGGAATTCCTGAAGTAATGACACAAATATCGCTCTCTGCCGTTTTTGAATAATCATTGGTAACTCCCGTGATTTTGGTATCAAATGCGTTTAAGGATGCTGTTTGCATCAAATCCATCGCCTTACCTTCAGCAAAACCTTCTTTGATATCCAACAATACGACTTCACTTGCAAAATTTTTAATGGCAATGTATTCTGCACAACTGGCACCTACGGCTCCTGCTCCAACTACTGTTACTTTCATCTGTTTATTTTTAATGTTTTATGTTGATAATTTTAAGACTCTAAAATTACGACTTTTAAGAATTATAACGAAAAAATGCACCCCATTTAATTGATCACTTTTTTGAAAAATGCTTAAAATATGCACGAATAGACTGTATAGAACAAATCATTTCTAATAAAGTCCTATTGTATTCCAAAAGATATTATGAACTAAAATTTCCGTATAAAAAAAAGCGACCACATTGGCCGCTTTTAAATCTTTAAAAAAAGATATGCTATTAAGCATCGATATTAGCATAAATCGCATTTTTCTCAATAAACTCTCTACGTGGTGGTACTTCATCGCCCATCAACATAGAAAAGATGCGATCTGCTTCACCTCCATTGTCTATTTGAACCAAACGCATGGTTCTAAATTCTGGATTCATGGTCGTGTCCCATAACTGTTCTGCATTCATCTCACCAAGACCTTTGTATCGTTGTATTTTAGCATTTTCACCAAAATCCTTTAGTACGGCATCACGCTCTTTCTCACTCCAAGCATAGGTTTTCTTAGCACCTTTCTTAATCAAGTATAAAGGCGGTGTTGCAATGTAAATATGTCCGGCTTCAATAAGCTCTTTCATATATCTAAAAAAGAATGTCAAAATTAAGGTGGCAATGTGGCTACCATCAATATCAGCATCACACATAATCACAACTTTATGATAACGCAGTTTTGAAAGGTTTAAAGCTTTACTATCCTCTTCGGTTCCAATAGTAACTCCTAGTGCTGTATAAATATTCTTGATTTCTTCGTTTTCAAAAACCTTGTGTGTCATGGCTTTTTCAACATTAAGAATTTTACCTCTTAATGGCAAAATCGCCTGAAATTTACGGTCACGACCTTGTTTGGCCGTTCCACCTGCCGAGTCACCCTCTACCAAGAATACTTCGCATTGGGCTGGATCTTGTTCTGAGCAGTCACTTAGTTTCCCAGGAAGACCACCAATACTCATTACCGTTTTTCGCTGTACCATATCACGCGCCTTTTGAGCTGCATGACGGGCTTGCGCGGCAAGAATCACTTTTTGTACAATGATTTTAGCGTCGTCTGGATGTTCTTCTAAATAGTCGGTCAACATTTCTGAAACCGCTTGGCTTACAGAGGCAGAAACCTCTCTATTACCAAGTTTGGTCTTGGTTTGACCTTCAAATTGTGGCTCTTGAACTTTTACTGAAATAATAGCGGTTAATCCCTCACGGAAATCGTCGCCCTGTATATCAAATTTCAGCTTATCCAACATTCCGGAAGTATCGGCATACTTTTTAAGGGTATGCGTTAACCCTCTTCTAAATCCAGAAAGGTGGGTACCACCTTCATGGGTGTTGATATTATTAACGTAGGAGTGTAAATTTTCAGCATAAGAGGTATTGTAAATCATGGCAACCTCAACAGGCACGCCATTCTTTTCACCTTCAAAAGCGATCACATCTTTCATTAAAGGCTCACGGTTTCCATCTAAAAACTTGATAAATTCCTTAAGACCTTCTTCAGAATGAAATGTTTCACCTTCATATTCGCCATCCTCTTTTTTGAATCGCTTATCAATTAAATGAATGGTAATTCCTTTATTTAGGTAAGCCAATTCACGTAAACGACTCGCAAGTGTATCGTAGCTATATTCTAAGGTTTGGGTAAAAATTGTTGGGTCGGGTTTAAACGTAACAATCGTTCCACGTTTATCGGTTTCGCCTACCTTTTTTACGGGATACATGGCTTTTCCGCGCTCATATTCTTGCTCCCAAATTTCACCTTTTCTGTAAACCGTAGCTTTTAAATGCTCAGATAAAGCGTTTACGCAGCTCACACCAACTCCGTGTAACCCTCCAGAAACTTTATAAGAATCCTTATCAAATTTACCACCG
Proteins encoded in this window:
- a CDS encoding malate dehydrogenase, with translation MKVTVVGAGAVGASCAEYIAIKNFASEVVLLDIKEGFAEGKAMDLMQTASLNAFDTKITGVTNDYSKTAESDICVITSGIPRKPGMTREELIGINAGIVKTVSSNLIEHSPNTIIIVVSNPMDTMTYLVHKTTDLPKNRIIGMGGALDSARFKYRLAEALNAPISDVDGMVIGGHSDTGMVPLTAHATRNSVKVSEFLSEERLEQVKEDTKVGGATLTKLLGTSAWYAPGAAVSGLVQAIACDQKKLFPCSALVEGEYGLNDLCIGVPVILGRNGIEEIVTIKLSDAEQAHMEESAAGVQKTNGLLEL
- the gyrB gene encoding DNA topoisomerase (ATP-hydrolyzing) subunit B, translated to MSEKREEFNKDNYSADSIQALEGMEHVRMRPSMYIGDVGTRGLHHLVYEVVDNSIDEALAGHCDNISVTINEDNSITTEDDGRGIPVDLHKKEGVSALEVVMTKIGAGGKFDKDSYKVSGGLHGVGVSCVNALSEHLKATVYRKGEIWEQEYERGKAMYPVKKVGETDKRGTIVTFKPDPTIFTQTLEYSYDTLASRLRELAYLNKGITIHLIDKRFKKEDGEYEGETFHSEEGLKEFIKFLDGNREPLMKDVIAFEGEKNGVPVEVAMIYNTSYAENLHSYVNNINTHEGGTHLSGFRRGLTHTLKKYADTSGMLDKLKFDIQGDDFREGLTAIISVKVQEPQFEGQTKTKLGNREVSASVSQAVSEMLTDYLEEHPDDAKIIVQKVILAAQARHAAQKARDMVQRKTVMSIGGLPGKLSDCSEQDPAQCEVFLVEGDSAGGTAKQGRDRKFQAILPLRGKILNVEKAMTHKVFENEEIKNIYTALGVTIGTEEDSKALNLSKLRYHKVVIMCDADIDGSHIATLILTFFFRYMKELIEAGHIYIATPPLYLIKKGAKKTYAWSEKERDAVLKDFGENAKIQRYKGLGEMNAEQLWDTTMNPEFRTMRLVQIDNGGEADRIFSMLMGDEVPPRREFIEKNAIYANIDA